From the Solanum lycopersicum chromosome 10, SLM_r2.1 genome, one window contains:
- the LOC101261476 gene encoding IQ domain-containing protein IQM6-like, which translates to MGITYSCPFANFDDSDTKFESYLVRTLSFGTDATKNALPPINFKDQNPQQPKMHKSYSSGKMILEGTLSYKRRELEARIGLTSFDNDEKTMSRSDSLMSSEEKHNMPDENTKMIPFVCEKQRDEAAVKLQKTYKSFRTRRRLADCAILVEQRWWKLLDSVELKHSSISFFDIEKPQTAFSRWSRALTRAAKVGKGLSKDEKACKLALQHWLEAIDPRHRYGHNLHFYYTKWLQVDSRQPFFYWLDIGEGKEVNLEKCPRSKLHQQCIKYLGPVEREAYEVVIVDGKFIYKQSGRVLDTRGGPEEAKWIFVLSVSKDLYIGMKQKGTFQHSSFLAGGATLSAGRLVIEDGTLKAVWPHSGHYLPTKENFEEFMTFLEQHNIDVTIIQKFPCDGEESNFCRKEGGLGLRNSLSAPDFSQATEESNAKCSDREKTNPTTKYCKDTENPIPLSRPSQVSKPKMVVEIPPREDTFELFTKAGSTDNTQPLDTPVDGYETAEEYLSDTELSVSKLNLFDDEDEEDYEDTIPPEKIMKRIDTHRRTKSFQLAHQLSCRWTTGAGPRIGCMRDYPAELQFRVMEDVCLSPRTTTFQTPPKYARPPSIFSIETTEGRRRTGSESSVFFQSTPLVEEMQKYCG; encoded by the exons ATGGGAATAACATATTCATGTCCTTTCGCAAATTTTGACGATTCAGATACTAAATTCGAGTCTTATTTAGTGAGAACACTGAGTTTTGGAACTGATGCTACAAAGAATGCTTTACCGCCTATCAATTTCAAAGACCAAAATCCTCAACAACCAAAAATGCACAAGTCTTACAGTTCTGGAAAGATGATTCTCGAGGGAACTCTTAGCTATAAAAGACGGGAATTAGAGGCCAGGATTGGACTGACTTCATTTGATAATGATGAGAAGACGATGAGTCGATCAGACAGCCTTATGAGCAGTGAAGAAAAGCATAACATGCCTGATGAAAACACTAAAATGATACCATTTGTATGTGAGAAACAAAGAGATGAGGCTGCAGTGAAGTTGCAGAAAACATACAAAAGTTTTCGTACTAGAAGACGACTAGCAGATTGTGCTATTCTGGTTGAGCAGAGATG GTGGAAGTTATTAGATTCCGTTGAACTCAAGCATAGTTCTATATCATTCTTTGACATTGAGAAACCCCAAACCGCTTTTTCTCGTTGGTCAAGAGCTTTAACAAGAGCTGCTAAG GTCGGTAAGGGTCTGTCGAAAGATGAAAAAGCCTGTAAGCTTGCTTTACAGCATTGGCTTGAAGCA ATCGATCCTCGACATCGTTATGGTCATAATCTTCATTTCTATTACACCAAGTGGCTCCAAGTTGACAGTAGACAACCCTTCTTCTATTG GTTGGACATAGGTGAAGGTAAAGAAGTGAATCTTGAGAAGTGCCCTAGATCAAAACTTCATCAACAATGCATTAAGTATCTCGGTCCG GTAGAGAGGGAGGCATATGAAGTTGTAATTGTGGATGGAAAATTCATCTACAAGCAGAGCGGGAGGGTTCTTGATACGAGGGGAGGACCGGAAGAAGCCAAGTGGATCTTTGTGCTAAGCGTATCGAAGGACTTATACATTGGGATGAAGCAAAAAGGCACATTTCAGCATTCAAGTTTCTTAGCTGGTGGAGCTACATTATCTGCAGGCAGATTAGTGATAGAAGACGGTACTCTAAAG GCTGTCTGGCCACACAGTGGACATTATCTTCCAACGAAGGAGAATTTCGAAGAATTTATGACATTTCTTGAACAACACAACATTGATGTCACTATTATTCAG AAATTCCCGTGTGACGGGGAGGAATCAAACTTTTGTAGGAAGGAAGGTGGTTTAGGCCTTCGTAACAGCTTATCCGCACCAGATTTTAGCCAAGCCACTGAAGAGAGCAACGCCAAATGCTCAGACCGGGAGAAGACAAATCCTACTACAAAATATTGCAAGGATACAGAAAATCCAATTCCGTTGTCAAGACCATCCCAAGTATCAAAACCCAAAATGGTAGTTGAAATACCACCAAGAGAAGACACGTTCGAGTTATTCACTAAGGCTGGATCAACAGACAACACACAGCCTTTGGATACTCCAGTAGATGGATATGAAACAGCAGAAGAGTATTTATCAGATACAGAACTATCAGTTTCAAAGCTGAATTTATTCGacgatgaagatgaagaagactACGAAGATACTATCCCTCCAgaaaagataatgaagagaatAGATACACATAGAAGAACAAAGTCATTCCAGTTAGCTCATCAATTATCTTGTAGATGGACAACAGGAGCTGGACCTCGAATCGGATGTATGAGGGACTATCCAGCTGAACTCCAATTTCGTGTTATGGAGGACGTGTGTTTGTCTCCAAGAACTACTACATTTCAAACTCCACCAAAATATGCTAGACCTCCTAGCATCTTTTCTATCGAAACAACTGAAGGAAGAAGACGTACTGGTTCTGAATCATCGGTATTCTTTCAATCAACTCCACTAGTAGAAGAAATGCAAAAGTATTGTGGTTAG
- the LOC101267073 gene encoding eukaryotic translation initiation factor NCBP produces the protein MEVTSEKKELDNKNTNSTQSLIIDPSIAAEDRERIAVDLKAGLHPLKNKFVFWYTRRTPGVRTQTSYEDNIKKIVDFSTVEGFWVCYCHLARPSALPSPTDLHLFREGIRPLWEDAANCHGGKWIIRFKKAVSGRFWEDLVLALVGDQLDYGDNICGAVLSIRFNEDILSVWNRNASDQQAVMALRDSIKRHLKLPGGYIMEYKAHDASLRDNSSYRNTWIRS, from the exons ATGGAAGTGACATCGGAGAAGAAAGAATTGGATAACAAGAACACGAACAGCACTCAATCCCTAATTATCGATCCCTCAATAGCCGCCGAGGATCGTGAACGCATCGCTGTTGACCTAAAAGCCGGCTTGCATCCTCTCAAg AACAAGTTTGTTTTCTGGTACACTCGCCGGACACCTGGGGTTCGAACACAAACATCATACGAGgacaatataaagaaaattgttGATTTTAGTACT GTTGAAGGGTTTTGGGTTTGCTACTGCCACTTGGCTCGCCCATCAGCATTGCCCAGCCCAACTGATTTGCATCTTTTCAGAGAGGGTATTCGTCCTTTATGGGAG GATGCTGCTAATTGCCATGGTGGGAAGTGGATAATTCGTTTTAAAAAGGCTGTCTCAGGACGTTTTTGGGAGGACCTG GTTCTTGCTTTGGTAGGTGACCAACTCGATTATGGTGACAACATATGTGGTGCTGTTCTAAGCATTCGTTTCAATGAAGACATCTTGAGTGTATGGAATCGTAATGCGTCAGATCAGCAG GCTGTGATGGCATTGAGAGACTCAATCAAGCGACACTTGAAGCTTCCTGGTGGCTATATCATGGAATACAAAGCCCATGATGCTTCCTTGCGTGACAACTCATCTTACCGCAATACTTGGATAAGATCATAA
- the LOC101261769 gene encoding ethylene-responsive transcription factor ERN1-like, which produces MEINFQKHQQKEAISTKFKGRKRSKGPNSFVGVRQRPSGKWIAEIKDTTQKIRMWLGTYETAEEAARAYDQAAVLLRGSNTRTNFLTTRVSHDSPLASRIRNLLNIKKTANEKSLDCLPDSTSSSSTNPISSENAEKSNLYEKLLSHDHESQFFDSNSVQSNTTSVTSLNTSNFSDPMSSENAKNSYTYETLLSYDNSIIPQVGSGEDSAYTDTTPMLGGREIVSNNRDTVLSCDRENQPIFNSNNINNCDDPISIENSKRCNLYETCYNNILGVIPQDQESRVFDDFKADLDIISTSSLLSWDLEELLDIPLTEFEVMKVERQISASLYAVNGVQDYMQIVHHHPFSYYW; this is translated from the coding sequence ATGGAAATTAACTTCCAAAAACATCAACAAAAAGAAGcaatttcaacaaaattcaAAGGGCGAAAACGAAGCAAAGGGCCTAATAGTTTTGTTGGTGTAAGACAAAGGCCATCAGGAAAATGGATAGCTGAGATTAAAGACACAACACAAAAGATAAGAATGTGGCTTGGAACTTATGAAACTGCTGAAGAAGCTGCTCGTGCTTACGATCAAGCTGCTGTTCTTCTTCGTGGATCAAACACACGAACAAACTTTCTTACAACTCGTGTTTCTCATGATTCTCCTCTTGCTTCACGCATTAGAAATCTTCTCAACATCAAGAAAACCGCGAATGAGAAAAGCCTGGACTGCTTACCTGATTCCACAAGTAGTAGTAGTACTAATCCAATTTCAAGtgaaaatgcagaaaagagCAATCTTTATGAAAAATTACTTTCTCATGATCACGAAAGTCAATTTTTCGACAGCAACTCTGTTCAAAGTAACACTACTAGTGTGACTAGTTTAAACACCAGCAACTTTTCTGATCCAATGTCAAGtgaaaatgcaaaaaatagCTATACTTATGAAACACTCCTTTCTTACGACAACAgtataatcccacaagtggggtctggggaggaTAGTGCGTACACAGATACTACCCCTATGTTGGGAGGCAGAGAGATTGTTTCCAATAATAGAGATACAGTACTTTCTTGTGATCGAGAAAATCAACCAATTTTCAACAgtaacaacatcaacaattgTGATGATCCAATTTctattgaaaattcaaaaagatgCAATCTTTACGAAACTTGTTACAACAACATACTCGGTGTAATCCCACAGGATCAAGAAAGTAgagtttttgatgattttaaggcTGATTTAGACATAATAAGcacatcatcattattatcatgGGATTTGGAAGAATTGTTAGATATTCCTTTAACAGAATTTGAGGTAATGAAAGTGGAAAGACAGATATCAGCATCACTTTATGCAGTGAATGGTGTTCAAGATTACATGCAAATTGTACATCATCATCCCTTTTCTTATTATTGGTAA